One part of the Macaca mulatta isolate MMU2019108-1 chromosome 6, T2T-MMU8v2.0, whole genome shotgun sequence genome encodes these proteins:
- the LOC144341488 gene encoding SH3 domain and tetratricopeptide repeat-containing protein 1-like produces MTTGNRKAELQLQLCNKLVALLATLENPQECLEFAYVALALSITLGDQLNERMAYHRLAALHHQLGHGKLAEHFYLKAL; encoded by the exons ATGACTACAGGCAACCGCAAGGCGGAGCTGCAGCTACAGCTGTGCAACAAGCTGGTGGCACTGCTGGCCACACTGGAAAATCCCCAGGAGTGCTTGGAGTTTGCCTACGTGGCCCTAGCACTCAGCATCACTCTGG GGGACCAGCTGAATGAGCGCATGGCCTACCACCGGCTGGCCGCCCTGCACCATCAGCTGGGTCATGGCAAGCTGGCAGAGCACTTCTACCTCAAGGCCCTATAG